CCTAATGGTTATACTAACATAGGTCTGTTAATCAATTCGCGCTGAAGTGTACATATATGAAGTCAGTGTGTTTCAGTTCAGCCTCTCGTCCCTTATAGGTACCTCAGCTCCAACGCAGATTCCATTATAGGTAGCTCAAGTCAAAACGACTCAAGTGAGGTAAGTGAAGATAAGAACCATGAAACTCGTGCATCTCCTATCCACGAGGCTGATGTCGAATGGTGGGACCTCAGTCAAGAACTCGCTTCAAAGTTGTCTCCAAGCATTGTCTCCCTTGCTTCATTTGATGGTGATTATACCACCATATATGCACATTTGTTGTGTATGTATTTAACCGTGAGTAGTTAATGACTGAAATAATTATTTTCTTGTGCAGGAGAGGCATTGCAATCTGAATACACATGCATGGTTATTCACAGCAAACTGCCTTGTGCCTCTTTTCTGACTACGGGAAGTTTGTTTGGATCAGTAGATTACAAACACTGGAGCGCATTGACGGTTTGTGCTGCTGATATTTCTGCGCTTTGCCTGCTTGTTTAGGGTATTGGTAATGGCTATGCATTAAACATTTGTGTTGCTTTTGCTGTATCGTTACAGATCAAGGTGCGCCTTCCAAATGGCAAAGTGGTCCATGGGTGGCTCAACTATCATTCGTCCTTTTGCGATCTCGCTGTTGTCAGCACCAATTCCTTGTTGCACTTCCTGCGCTCACATAATCTCCGTGTAGCATGTCTCGATGACAACGTGCAAGTTGATTCGGTGGCCGGGGTATTAGCTGTAAGGCGGTGCTTCGACTCAGGAAAATTAGTGTACACCAGAGGGTCACTGACTAGTGGAATTCAAAACGAAGAGCTTAATTTGCCACTGACTGGTGCAATTCAAGACAAAGAGCTTAATTTTTCCACATGCAAAATCACCGAGGTGCACTGTTGATGTTCCTTCTGATTTTTCTACATAGTTGAAGTCAACAATTGTACAGTGAATTCATGATATTAGTGGCATGTCATTTATCGTTTTTATGTGCAATGAACTTTCTGATGCCCCAAGAGCTGCAACAAAAGGATCCCTGTGTGGTATTGATTCATTTTTGTGCTAATCTGAGAGTCAAATTATTTTATGTGCTAGGCTGCCAGTGGAGGGCCACTTGTTGATTGTGATGGGAATTTGTTGGCATGAACTACTATGGTGGGAAAATAACTCCATTCCTACCAAGTAATCTAATTTTGGACCGCCTTGGGCTTGAAATGTTCTGGTAAGATTGTGTTCCAATACTTATGCCGAACAACTTTTCTAGTCCTTCTTCGTTGTTACAACATGTAAATTGGCTATTCGTTTTCTTGCAATGTTGTTATTATTTATTCTTGCATCCATTCTTTGTATATCACACTGTGTTGTTCTTGTTACAAAACTGTGTTGCTCATGTTCGATATTTTTATTTTGTCGTGAACTCAATTTTTTTCGATCATGGACATTCGGTTGTTCTACTTATTTGACGTTCATGCCTGAATGAACCTTTAGAACCGTGTTTCTCATTTTATTTTATCCTTTTTTGCAAACTCTGTTTTTTTATCATGGCCATTCAGTTGTTTTAGTTATTTGATATCTGCCTGAGAATGACCCTTCAGTTTTGCATCAATTACTACATTCAGAGTTGCGAGTGAAGAAGATGATTGCTGTACAGATGAGACAGAAGAATCTTATAGGGACAGTCCAAAAGGTAAGCTAAGAACAATCACCCTTGAGACTATATGCACTAGCTGGTAGTTCTTTATCATTTTCTAATATTAGTTGCGAATAATTATATTTCGGTTACTCATGCCCTGCACAAGGCTAGTTTAAGTTAATGGATTTAATCATACTAACACATGGTCTGCATGTAGAACCTAATGGCCATTCACACTAGTGCATGTATATACTAACACACATTCAGCCCTGAACCAAAAGGGAGATCCAAGCAGTTCACTCATAATGTCATCTACAGTATCATAGTTATCCTATTTATTATGCTAACTATAAATAGCAAGTTATCAAATTATAATCTTCCGAACAATGGCTATTACTAAGCTTTTAATCATCATCGAATCGCTAATTGTTTCACCCTGTAGCAGAACTCACTGACGACCAACTTGAATGTGTACTTGCTCCCTGGCCTGCTTCCGGTGATGGTGAGTGGGTGCTTTCGATTTTGCCAACAGTTACATGGTGAATTGCTTCACCTTTGTTGCACCAGAATTTATTTTGATTATGCTAATCACTACTAATACATTGTCATGGATCGCTTTAACCTGTTGCACCAGACTTTACAGATAGAGCAAATGAGATGTTAAGGACTGCTGGTCATCCCTTGCCAAAGTTTGCTGATGGTAAGTAGATGCTCCCCATCGTGATGACTATTCCCAGCCGTTTCAAAATTTGACAACTTTGTTCTGGCGTCTCCACTGACGTGCCATGCTTATTTAACCAGATGGCATGTACAGATGTACTTGAAAGGGACATTTGACGATGAATTCGGCAGCGGTAATTGGAGTGAACCAACCAGGAAAGTTGCTTCGAAGATGTCTCGAAGTGTTGTGGCACTTGCTTCATTCATCGTAGAATCTGATTCTGATGGAGAACACAACTAGGGTGATTGTACTGTTCTAAGCTCATTAGGTTTCCATATTTATTCTCTTATGTGACCACTTGTTAATGCTTGAAACTACATTGTGTATAGAGAAAAGAAGAAAACATTTTTCTTGCACAGGTGTATTTATAGAGTGCAATGGATCCGTTACAAGAGTTCTGACTTCGGCAAGCTTGGTTAGAACTAATGGTGAAGAAAACAACATTCAACCTGGATTGATGGTTGGTGCTGCTAGTCATTATTTGcttgttttatcttactgatttAAAGATACTACTAGCAAAGTCACCACTTCATTGTTATAGATTGAAGTGTGCCTTCCGAGTAAACGACATGTGGACGGGTCATTGCAACATTATAATCTACAGTACAATATGGCTGTTGTCAGCATTGAGGGTGTCCGCAGTTATAGTGCAGCAAAACTCAttgaagcatctcgaaccgatGAGGTAGTAGCTGTAGGGCGCGACTTCAAATCAGGCACATTAATGGCCACAAATGGAGCCAAGACAGGCAAAGATAGTAGATCTGATTACAAAGAGCTTCGGATGTCCACATGTAAAATCACCAAGGTGCATTGTGTTGACTTCTCTTAATCAGAGTATGAAGTAACAGTTGCTGCACATTATTGTTTTTCCCTTGTTTAATCCTTTTGTTGCAACTTGGTTGTTGTGCTATATAGGCTGGGATTGGAGGACCCCTTGTTGATTTTGACGGAAAGTTTGTTGGCATGAACTTCTATGACATGGAAGATACTCCTTACCTGCCAAGGGATATTATATTGGAAGTCATGAGGAGATTTGACGCACAACAATATGTACTGAATTTAGACCAGTTTGGTTGTCACTCGGTTATTTTTGGACGCTACAACTATCATTTGATCAATATGTTCTTTTTTTTCTCGGTAAAATTTGATCAATCTGTTGTTGTAGGACTGCTGTTGCTGATGTCGAGGATACAGACGAGTCTGAAATTCCCAAGTAGGTCCTTCGCATCCTTTTGACCTGTCTGGATACATTCATTGTGTTTCCAACGTAGTAAATAAATTGTTGGCCTTCCTTCTAACTTAGGGTTTTTATTTCATCCATGCATAGCTGGCCCGTGCCTGACGCCTATTGGGTTTATCCGGGTCGCTACCCTAAACCACCGCGTTCTCCTTCGGAAGAAATGGACGAGTAAAAGTGTGTTTTGTTTATGCTAGCGTTTTGTTTGGCTTTAAGAGGTGGATGGTTTTGTCAGGCTTTGGGTGATGGTTCACGGTTCTCGAGTGTTGTACAGCCGGACCCATTGTTTTTAGATGATACGACGGTGTTAAAATTTAATAAACAAATCAATGATGGAGAGGCAACAAAATCTATAGAAGTACTAATTAACTCAATCTGCAAAAAATATTGTCCTCGGGTCAATCGTGGGATTTTTTTTAAGTTCAACTATGAAGCGTCGTCAGGTTTCATGGTGAACGAGAGGAACTAGATAAGAATTCCGAGGCTCGGCTACACTGTTAGGATATCCAGATCTGGTTCTCAAAACCAAAAAGAAACAACGACATATATGGTCTCCTCCAATCATGAAAAACTTGATCAAAAACTTAATTAGTGGCACAATACTAATCCAAAAAAGATGTTGAATTTGCTAAATGCGCAAACATGAACACAAAAAGAGCAAAAGTGACAATGTACTATAGAACACTAATAATTAATTTGTGTTCAACCATGTTAACAAGATGGGAATAATAAATTCAATTAAACACTGGTGTAATGACGTGAACCGGTACATTTGCTCTCGCATAAGAAAATGAGATCTAGATCTTGAGGCCACCGTCGACATCCACTTTGGCGGCGACGACGATGTCGTTGCTCCTTTGGCCCCTTCACTTTGCGGGTGGTAGGTCATCATTTCTGGTCAGCTTTTTATGTCAGATCGGCAATGCCCAATGAACAGACCGTGTCATGTTGCATGGAAATTCTTCAcctctttttttttttgagggtAGGAAATTCTTCACCTCTAATGCATACAATAAATGCTCCCAAGCACCCCTAGGCATCCAATTGCTTCACTGATTGCTGAAAGCCTCGCCGTGACCTTGGCATTAGGTGCTCCTCAAAAATACTAAGCTCCATAAACCTCACAACATCAATGAACACTTTCACGCACTTTATGATTGTATCTTTGCTCATCCGAATATAGGCACCTATCATATTTGTAGGAGCGCCATATGGGTAATAGTGAAAACAAAAAAGGACCCAGCAGACCGGTGGCATTCCTCTGTTGCGTGAAAAACAATTCATTAATACTCAAGTCATCGGTGATGTGATGCAACAACCGTTGTGACATGCGGAAACTGTCGACGGAATAGACTAGCATGGGTACGTAGAATTTGGTACTGTATCAAATAGTCCTGCATGAGCAGACTATGGCCGGCTTGTCTATTTGGGCGATATGTCCAACAACCTACTTCCTCCATCCGGAAAAACTTGTCACAAGCTTATctctcaaatggatgtatctagcactaacttggtgctagattcattcatttgagggacaagcttttttggacggagggagtatctgtGATCCTGATCCGTCAGCCTACACTGTAGCAGAGTCCTTGTATCCAAAAAACAATATTACGACGGAGAACGGAATAGGGAATGTGCTAGACCGATTTATTTGGAGGAAGAAACGACATctaatttatttttctttttcttttttgataCGAGGACTCTGCTAAAGTGCTCTTGCTCATTGGATTGCCAATCTCGTGAACAGCCGGCTGAGATCTCCTTCAAGGAAAAATCAAAGTCGATAGCCTCACGCCTGACATCATCAGCTCTCCAGATCAGATCAGGATCCTCTGTGGCTCTCTCTTCTCGCTACCACAATCAATCACACGGCCACACAGTGCACGCAGACAAAAACCAGAGAGGGGAATCTCGAACCTACCGCTAATAATCATCCTGCTTCACCATTTTTCCGTAGAAAAGAAAGAACCCCCTGGAACTGGAAGCACTCAGAGCACAAGCCAATCAAACGAGCTGCTGGGTTGGTTTCCTCCATTCGTTCCGTTCAACATGGCTCTTCAGGTACGGGCAGGCAGGATGATTTCTCTTGGAATCGATATGAATTCTATCTTCTCTGTATCTGATTTGCGCCTGCTCTTGGTTCTTGGATCAGGTGTGGATGGTTGGGGAGGACGGCGAGGACCTCGACAACCACAAGGAGCTCCTGCCTCTCTCCAAGCTCCAAGGTGCGAATGATGATCCTTGCAACTTCTCTCGTTGCTGGCTCAGTTTCTTGGATTGTTCATGTGCCCCCCATTTGTTTGGGTTAAAAATGTCTCTTTTGGCTATATATAAGCTTTTATTGGTTGGATGTCGTGGCCTTAGCCAGCTCTTTTAGATAACGACGCCCTCATGTAACTGCTTAAACAGAGGGTGACTATTCAGTATTCGTCGAGTAGTTTTCATCCCTTTCCCTATGCTGATTTGCATCTGAAATGACAGGAACTTGTCACTTTAAAATTGGAAAGTTGATTACCCCGTGTTTCCTGAGCAAACCATGTGCTGCTACCTGCAAACTTGTTATATGTGTGACTGGCATCCTGCAGTTGAGGCAATTGCCACTTCGAGAGATCGGTTAGAAAAATGAACTTGTCAACGTTCTTGATTATCCTCTGTCGATTCGAACTATACAATTTATGTTCCTCACCCAAAGAAGTAACTGCTGGCCGGGGAAttcccccttttcgaaaaaaagaAGAAGTAACTGCTGGGAGTGGATACCTGACTAATAAGGCGAGTAGAACAAGCGAATGTTCAGTTCTCATTTAGCTTTGAAAATATCATTTTGAATTATTTTGAAAAGCGGCCCGGTATCTGAATCCACTTTTCCGTAAACAAGGCATCTAGAAGCTGGGCTCGGTTCCTCTATCTGACATACTTTGCTAAGCAGCTTCCAACACTTGCCCTGTTTTCTTTCAGAGATTGGTGTGTTATACTGGCATTTGGACCCAAAGAAGTCTGAAAGTGAGGAAGAGCTAGCGAAGATCCGCAAAGACAGAGGATACAACTACATGGTTTGCGACCCCCACCAACTCTCAGTCCCTCTTTGCTTCTCTTTAACCGTGCACACCTTGTGTATGTAATCTGACAGTATTGCACATGCATCACTTGCTGAAGGATTATCTCGATATATGTCCTGGAAAGTTAGCGAACTTTGAGGAGAAGCTGAAGAACTTCTTCACAGAGCACATGCATGCCGAGGAAGAGATCCGCTACTGCTTGGAAGGCGGTGGGTACTTTGATGTGCGCGACAAGGATGACAAATGGGTTCGGATCTGGATAAAAGAAGGGGATATGATTGTGCTGCCGGCTGGAATTTATCATCGGTTCACCCTCGACGCCGCCAACCATGTGAAGGTACTGATTGGGAATCTTTTTGTGTTTATTACTGCTATAAAGAGCTGTTGCAGTGATTACTTTTTGCATCACATTTTGCATAGAAATATGAATCTGTTTTGTCAACCAAGCTCAATGAAAACATGATTTAGGCACTAGACTAGAGGACATCTGTAGAACCACCGAAAAAGAATCACAAGTAGCAAAACAGATCTTTTGATCAACAAGATGGTTGACAATTAATTCTTAATGTAATGCTGCTTGGTGAGGACCAAAAAGGAAAAAAGAACAAAATATTGAACTGGCAACACAAATTTGCCAATCTGGATAGTGCATTCAAGTTAAGCAGAAAGGTTTGCTCTCGTAGGATGCAGAAACAGGGTTCATTTTCAGCCGGTAATTAAAGAACTGTGTTGTTAAACAACATCTATAAGTAATTAATGAGACATAATGTATATATTTAGAAGCTCTATCTTGCATCAGATATCAACTGGATCCTTATCATTCTGATGCCTCGTCGTGCACAGCTCATGAGGCTCTTCCTGGGAGAGCCAGTCTGGACCGCGCACAACCGGCCTCAGGAGGACCATCCGGTGCGGCAAGAGTATGTGAAGAGGCTCACAGACGACAATGCTGGTCTTGCTCTGGCAGCACACTGAAGTTTGTTTGTGATTCCTCGGCTATGTATGTATTATAACCACCCATGGACATATACATACACTTGGATGAAACCATGTTGTAATCTTGAAACCAACATACATGCTACGTACTTGTTATT
The nucleotide sequence above comes from Triticum urartu cultivar G1812 unplaced genomic scaffold, Tu2.1 TuUngrouped_contig_6985, whole genome shotgun sequence. Encoded proteins:
- the LOC125531364 gene encoding acireductone dioxygenase 4-like isoform X3, with protein sequence MALQVWMVGEDGEDLDNHKELLPLSKLQGTCHFKIGKLITPCFLSKPCAATCKLVICVTGILQLRQLPLREIEIGVLYWHLDPKKSESEEELAKIRKDRGYNYMDYLDICPGKLANFEEKLKNFFTEHMHAEEEIRYCLEGGGYFDVRDKDDKWVRIWIKEGDMIVLPAGIYHRFTLDAANHVKLMRLFLGEPVWTAHNRPQEDHPVRQEYVKRLTDDNAGLALAAH
- the LOC125531364 gene encoding acireductone dioxygenase 4-like isoform X1 codes for the protein MALQVWMVGEDGEDLDNHKELLPLSKLQGTCHFKIGKLITPCFLSKPCAATCKLVICVTGILQLRQLPLREIEIGVLYWHLDPKKSESEEELAKIRKDRGYNYMDYLDICPGKLANFEEKLKNFFTEHMHAEEEIRYCLEGGGYFDVRDKDDKWVRIWIKEGDMIVLPAGIYHRFTLDAANHVKISTGSLSF
- the LOC125531364 gene encoding acireductone dioxygenase 4-like isoform X2 codes for the protein MALQVWMVGEDGEDLDNHKELLPLSKLQEIGVLYWHLDPKKSESEEELAKIRKDRGYNYMDYLDICPGKLANFEEKLKNFFTEHMHAEEEIRYCLEGGGYFDVRDKDDKWVRIWIKEGDMIVLPAGIYHRFTLDAANHVKLMRLFLGEPVWTAHNRPQEDHPVRQEYVKRLTDDNAGLALAAH